DNA from Alphaproteobacteria bacterium:
TTTTATGAAGATTCAAATGCTCAAGCTGACTCTAACTTTGTTTTAACAGCTAGCGGTAAAATAATAGAAGTTCAAGGTACTGCCGAAAAAGAGCCTTTCTCTAAATCAGAACTAATGGAGCTTTTATCTCTAGCAGAAAAAGGAGTTTCAGAAATAGCTCAAGAACAAAACAGAGCTCTTAAAAAAGGTGCTAACCGTAGAAAATTCAAACCAGGTGATGAAATAATTATTGCCACTCATAACATGGGTAAATTTAAAGAGTTTAGAAATGCCTTAGCTCCATATACAGAGAATGTTCTATCAGGAAATGATATAAACTTACCAGATGTAGAAGAAACAGAAGACACTTTTGAAGGTAATGCTAAGCTTAAAGCTATAGCTGGAGCAAAGCATACTGGTAAAATTGTAATAGCTGATGATAGCGGTTTTTGTGTAAAAAAATTAAAAGGAAGACCGGGAGTATATTCAAAAAGGTTTGCTGTTGAAGTTGGGAATGGAAAAGAAAACTATCCTGCAGCAATTGCAAAATTAAATGAAGAGCTAGGAAACAACAAAGACAGAAGAGCAAGTTTCTGTTGTTGTTTAGTAATTGCTTGGCCAGATGGACATACAGAGACTCTAAATGGTAGAGTTAACGGCAAACTATTAAAAACATTACAAGGTGAAGATGGTTTTGGTTTTGACCCTGCATTTGTTCCTAATGGACACGATAGAACTTTTGCTGAAATGAGTTTAGAGGAAAAGCAGAAACTTTCTCATAGAGGAAAAGCTTTATCTTCTTTAATTGAAGAAGTATTTGAAAAGTAAAAATCAGCAATCTCTTTTCTAATCATCCACTCGACTATCTGTCATTCCCCTGAAAAGGGGAATCTTCTTGTGCTACCCCCCTTTTTCTTTTTTAGTCATTCTGATGAGCGGAGCGAAGAAGAATCTCACTGTTTTAAATCAGTGCCAAACTTTTTATTTGTCGTCATTCTGAACGGACACACTTGTGTGGTAGTGAAGAATCTCACCGTGCTACTGGATATGAATTCACATTACACAAGCACGAAAGGATTTTTCACTTTTTCAGAATGACAAGCAAATAAGAAGGCATAAAAAAAGCTCCCAAAACAGGGAGCTTTTTTAAACAATAAATAACTTTGTTAATTAGAACTAAATAC
Protein-coding regions in this window:
- the rdgB gene encoding RdgB/HAM1 family non-canonical purine NTP pyrophosphatase; translation: MATHNMGKFKEFRNALAPYTENVLSGNDINLPDVEETEDTFEGNAKLKAIAGAKHTGKIVIADDSGFCVKKLKGRPGVYSKRFAVEVGNGKENYPAAIAKLNEELGNNKDRRASFCCCLVIAWPDGHTETLNGRVNGKLLKTLQGEDGFGFDPAFVPNGHDRTFAEMSLEEKQKLSHRGKALSSLIEEVFEK